In Zingiber officinale cultivar Zhangliang chromosome 3B, Zo_v1.1, whole genome shotgun sequence, a single window of DNA contains:
- the LOC121968089 gene encoding isocitrate lyase-like, protein MAPSFSAPSLIMEEERRFEAEVAEVEAWWSTERFKLTRRPYSARDVVSLRGTLRQSYASGALAEKLWRTLKSHQARGSASCTFGALDPVQVTMMAKYLDSIYVSGWQCSSTHTSTNEPGPDLADYPYDTVPNKVAHLFLAQQFHDRKQREARMSLPRAARASTPYVDYLRPIIADGDTGFGGVTTTVKLCKLFVERGAAGVHIEDQSSVTKKCGHMAGKVLVSVSEHIDRLVAARLQFDVMGVATVLIARTDAVAANLIQTNVDSRDHPFILGCTNPNLQGRSLAGVLAEATAAGKSGPELEAIENEWISAAKLRTFSECVVEGIRSLSIGEGEKQRRLGEWAKKHDDSNIERRRKMAETQLGLEGLFWDWDLPRTREGFYRFQGSVEAAVVRGRAFSPHADLIWVETSRPDVAECAALAEGVKAAHPEMMLAYNLSPSFNWDASGMTDEAVGEFIPTIARLGFCWQFITLAGFHADALVADTFAKDFARRGMLAYLERIQREERKKKVETLEHQKWSGANYYDRVLKTVQGGISSTAAMAKGVTEEQFQEQAVPMSKM, encoded by the exons ATGGCTCCATCCTTTTCAGCTCCTTCTTTG ATAATGGAGGAAGAGAGGCGGTTCGAGGCGGAAGTGGCGGAGGTGGAGGCGTGGTGGAGCACCGAGCGGTTCAAGCTCACCCGCCGCCCCTACTCCGCCCGCGACGTCGTCTCCCTCCGCGGCACCCTCCGGCAGAGCTACGCCTCCGGCGCGCTCGCCGAGAAGTTATGGCGCACCCTGAAGTCGCACCAGGCCCGCGGCAGCGCCTCCTGCACCTTCGGCGCCCTTGACCCGGTGCAGGTCACCATGATGGCCAAGTACCTCGATTCAATCTACGTCTCCGGCTGGCAGTGCTCCTCCACCCACACCTCCACCAACGAGCCTGGCCCCGACCTCGCCGACTACCCCTACGACACCGTGCCCAACAAGGTCGCCCACCTCTTCCTCGCCCAGCAGTTCCACGACCGCAAGCAGCGCGAGGCACGCATGAGCTTGCCCCGCGCCGCCCGGGCCAGCACGCCCTACGTCGACTACCTGCGGCCGATCATCGCAGACGGCGACACCGGATTCGGCGGCGTCACGACCACCGTCAAGCTCTGCAAGCTCTTCGTGGAGCGCGGCGCCGCCGGCGTGCACATCGAGGACCAGTCGTCCGTCACCAAGAAGTGCGGCCACATGGCCGGGAAGGTCCTCGTCTCCGTCTCCGAGCACATCGACCGTCTCGTCGCCGCGCGGCTTCAGTTCGACGTCATGGGCGTGGCGACGGTCCTGATCGCGAGGACCGACGCCGTCGCCGCCAACTTGATCCAAACCAACGTTGACTCTCGAGACCACCCGTTCATCCTCGGCTGCACCAATCCCAACCTGCAGGGCCGGAGCTTGGCCGGCGTTTTGGCGGAGGCAACGGCGGCCGGCAAGAGCGGCCCGGAGCTAGAAGCCATCGAGAACGAGTGGATCTCGGCGGCGAAATTGAGGACTTTTTCGGAGTGCGTCGTGGAAGGCATCCGGAGCCTGAGCATCGGCGAAGGAGAGAAGCAGCGGAGGCTCGGCGAATGGGCGAAGAAGCACGACGACTCCAATATCGAGAGGAGGAGAAAAATGGCGGAGACCCAACTGGGACTCGAGGGCTTGTTCTGGGACTGGGACCTGCCTAGGACCAGAGAGGGCTTCTACCGTTTCCAAGGCTCGGTGGAGGCAGCGGTCGTCCGGGGGCGCGCCTTCTCGCCGCACGCCGACCTGATATGGGTGGAGACGTCGCGGCCTGACGTGGCGGAGTGCGCGGCGTTGGCGGAGGGGGTGAAGGCGGCGCACCCGGAGATGATGCTGGCCTACAACCTCTCGCCCTCCTTCAACTGGGACGCCTCCGGGATGACAGACGAGGCCGTGGGAGAGTTCATCCCGACCATCGCGCGCCTCGGCTTCTGCTGGCAGTTCATAACGCTCGCCGGGTTCCACGCCGACGCGCTGGTGGCGGACACCTTCGCGAAGGATTTCGCCAGGAGGGGGATGCTGGCGTATCTGGAGAGGATCCagagggaggagaggaagaagaaggtggagACGTTGGAGCACCAGAAGTGGTCGGGGGCCAATTATTACGACAGGGTGCTGAAGACGGTTCAAGGAGGGATCAGCTCTACGGCGGCCATGGCCAAAG GTGTCACAGAGGAGCAGTTCCAGGAGCAAGCAGTGCCAATGTCCaaaatgtga